From Streptomonospora salina, the proteins below share one genomic window:
- a CDS encoding fructosamine kinase family protein gives MPHTTPAPEPAAAVAAAVSGDVRSCTRLGSSHAWTLHGGELADGRRFFAKIADGYAEALDSEAAGLRWFAEVSDGAAVPGVLAAGGGALVLEQVDEAGPTAEAADDLGRRLAATHRAGAQSFGAAWPGWLATLPLDNTPADQWPEWYARRRLLPYLRDARDRGFLDSADVAQLERVLARIGDLAGPDEPPARIHGDLWSGNVLWGRGGAVLIDPAAHGGHRETDLAMLRLFGAPHVQRVLAAYDEAFPLAAGWRERVPLHQLHPLLAHVCLFGRSFRSQLLDAARRLV, from the coding sequence ATGCCCCACACGACTCCCGCGCCCGAACCGGCCGCCGCCGTCGCCGCGGCCGTGTCCGGCGACGTGCGCTCCTGCACTCGGCTGGGCTCGTCGCACGCGTGGACGCTGCACGGCGGCGAGCTGGCCGACGGGCGCCGCTTCTTCGCCAAGATCGCCGACGGCTACGCCGAAGCGCTGGACTCCGAAGCCGCCGGGCTGCGCTGGTTCGCCGAGGTCTCCGACGGTGCCGCCGTGCCCGGAGTCCTCGCCGCCGGCGGTGGAGCGCTGGTGCTGGAACAGGTCGACGAAGCCGGCCCGACCGCGGAGGCGGCCGACGATCTCGGGCGGCGTCTGGCCGCCACCCACCGGGCCGGGGCGCAGTCCTTCGGCGCAGCGTGGCCGGGTTGGCTGGCCACGCTGCCCCTGGACAACACCCCGGCCGACCAGTGGCCGGAGTGGTACGCCCGGCGCCGCCTGCTGCCCTACCTGCGCGACGCCCGCGACCGGGGATTCCTGGACTCCGCGGATGTGGCGCAGCTGGAACGCGTGCTCGCCCGCATCGGCGACCTCGCCGGCCCGGACGAACCCCCGGCCCGGATCCACGGCGACCTGTGGTCCGGAAACGTGCTGTGGGGCCGCGGCGGGGCGGTGCTGATCGACCCCGCCGCCCACGGCGGGCACCGTGAGACCGACCTGGCCATGCTGCGGCTGTTCGGCGCTCCGCACGTGCAGCGGGTCCTCGCCGCTTACGACGAGGCGTTCCCCTTGGCCGCCGGCTGGCGCGAGCGCGTCCCGCTGCACCAGCTGCACCCGCTGCTGGCCCACGTGTGCCTGTTCGGGCGCAGCTTCCGCTCCCAGCTCCTCGACGCCGCCCGCCGCCTGGTGTAA
- a CDS encoding TetR/AcrR family transcriptional regulator: protein MIMAGRRGNGPRACATRERIITAAERLFAERGVVAVSNRQISEAAGQGNNTAVSYHFGAKEELVRAIVRRHAEPIERARVALLARERGCGSVRDWVGLLVHPVTGHLAELGVPSWYGRFGAQAMADPGLREIMVAESLSTPSMRDVLDGLSSCADLPLAAHLERSEMAGQLMIHMCAERERRLAEGVTTPASTWHAAAVGLVDAITGIWLAPVTPAEHSGSGSAGGSRG, encoded by the coding sequence ATGATCATGGCGGGTCGACGAGGAAACGGGCCGCGGGCCTGTGCCACCCGCGAGCGGATCATCACGGCGGCCGAGCGGCTGTTCGCCGAGCGCGGCGTGGTCGCCGTCTCCAACCGGCAGATCAGCGAGGCCGCGGGCCAGGGCAACAACACCGCGGTGAGCTACCACTTCGGCGCGAAGGAAGAGCTGGTGCGCGCCATCGTGCGCCGCCACGCCGAGCCGATCGAACGCGCCCGCGTCGCTCTGCTCGCCCGGGAACGCGGGTGCGGCAGCGTGCGGGACTGGGTCGGACTCCTGGTCCACCCGGTCACCGGACACCTGGCCGAGCTCGGCGTGCCGTCGTGGTACGGCCGCTTCGGTGCCCAGGCCATGGCCGACCCCGGTCTTCGGGAGATCATGGTCGCCGAGTCCCTGTCCACACCGTCGATGCGCGACGTGCTCGACGGGCTCAGCTCCTGCGCCGACCTGCCGTTGGCCGCGCACCTGGAGCGCAGCGAGATGGCCGGCCAGCTGATGATCCACATGTGCGCCGAGCGTGAGCGCCGGCTCGCCGAGGGCGTCACCACCCCGGCATCCACCTGGCACGCCGCCGCCGTGGGGCTGGTCGACGCGATCACCGGCATATGGCTCGCGCCGGTCACCCCCGCCGAGCACAGCGGGAGCGGCAGCGCCGGAGGTAGCCGCGGCTGA
- a CDS encoding MFS transporter, translating into MLIKRTFGKVPAPEPGAALRRSARERRTAAYLLVVLTAGAYLPSPLYPGYQHAFGFSDLLMTLIYATFALVSAPALLLFGPAADALGPRPVLRCSVGVAALGSACFAIADGPALLLAGRAAQGLALGAATGAATALMIRSAPAQGRLKASMLAGMAFVAGTAAGPVAAGALAQYAPAPTVLPYLIHLVLLGEAARRASALSAAAPPVHRWRPSCPRVPAGLRARFASAAATGFLAWTAAGLFLAVIPAALGRAAGIDDLAVTGGVVGAVLACSVPAQPVAARLGAPLAQVAGLGALACSLAVLAVTGGGSLPATLLAAVAAGTGHGLAYGGAAAAVDAAAPDDQRGAISSALHLAFYLGAGGPAVAVGLLTVSYDLTTAVSWLSAAAAVLAPVAAAAVPIAHRTRSPTPPATPPPGRAPGSGVGSAVCGSAAPRRLHRLRNRYGRHDQHGNGPVRRFGAGREGEALIVGGSREVPERR; encoded by the coding sequence GTGCTGATCAAACGAACCTTCGGAAAGGTCCCTGCCCCGGAGCCCGGCGCTGCGCTCCGCCGGAGCGCGCGCGAACGGAGAACGGCCGCCTACCTCCTCGTCGTACTCACCGCCGGCGCCTACCTGCCCAGCCCGCTCTATCCCGGCTATCAGCACGCCTTCGGGTTCAGCGATCTGCTGATGACACTGATCTACGCCACGTTCGCCCTGGTCAGTGCGCCCGCGCTGCTGCTGTTCGGCCCGGCGGCGGACGCGCTCGGCCCGCGGCCGGTACTACGGTGCAGCGTCGGCGTCGCGGCCCTGGGATCGGCCTGCTTCGCGATCGCCGACGGCCCGGCACTGCTGCTGGCCGGCCGCGCGGCCCAAGGCCTCGCGCTCGGCGCCGCCACCGGGGCGGCGACGGCGCTGATGATCCGCAGCGCCCCGGCACAGGGGCGCCTGAAGGCCTCGATGCTGGCCGGGATGGCGTTCGTCGCCGGCACCGCCGCGGGCCCGGTCGCCGCCGGGGCGCTGGCCCAGTACGCCCCGGCACCGACGGTGCTGCCGTACCTGATCCACCTGGTTCTGCTGGGGGAGGCGGCCCGCCGCGCTTCGGCGCTGTCCGCCGCCGCGCCGCCCGTTCACCGCTGGCGCCCCTCGTGCCCGCGCGTCCCCGCCGGCCTGCGGGCACGGTTCGCTTCGGCGGCGGCTACGGGATTTTTGGCCTGGACCGCGGCCGGACTGTTCCTGGCGGTGATTCCGGCGGCGCTCGGACGCGCCGCCGGAATCGACGACCTCGCGGTCACGGGCGGAGTCGTGGGCGCCGTCCTCGCCTGCTCCGTACCGGCCCAGCCTGTCGCCGCCCGCCTCGGCGCACCCCTGGCGCAGGTCGCCGGTCTCGGCGCCCTGGCGTGCTCCCTGGCCGTCCTCGCTGTGACCGGCGGCGGTTCCCTTCCGGCGACGCTGCTCGCGGCGGTCGCCGCCGGCACCGGGCACGGGCTGGCGTACGGCGGGGCGGCCGCGGCCGTCGACGCCGCCGCCCCCGACGACCAGCGCGGGGCGATCAGCTCGGCGCTGCACCTCGCGTTCTACCTCGGCGCCGGCGGCCCCGCGGTGGCGGTCGGACTGCTGACCGTGTCCTACGACCTGACCACCGCGGTGTCCTGGCTCAGCGCCGCCGCGGCCGTGCTCGCACCGGTCGCGGCCGCTGCGGTCCCGATCGCCCACCGCACGCGGAGTCCGACCCCGCCCGCGACGCCTCCGCCCGGCCGCGCGCCCGGTTCCGGCGTCGGGTCCGCTGTGTGCGGTTCGGCGGCACCTCGTCGCCTCCACCGCCTCCGAAACCGGTACGGTCGTCACGACCAGCACGGGAACGGCCCCGTGAGGCGGTTCGGCGCCGGTCGTGAGGGCGAAGCCCTGATCGTCGGCGGATCGAGAGAAGTCCCGGAGCGGCGGTGA
- a CDS encoding LysR family transcriptional regulator — translation MIDPKLRVLQLVHHYGTVTAAAQALHYTPSAVSHQLRQLSTELGVDLVVQSGRGIRLTAAAAIVLRHAEALSAQAERARAELAVSVEETGGLFTLCGFSTAATYLLPPAAAALRDRYPQSDVRVIEAEPSRCFDLLLAGDADLALLIATAETPPASDTRFDRHPLLDDPLDLVVPSGHPLDGGGRVTLADAADEPWILGSPGSTYHHLVRTACMSAGFTPRIAHYADEWDTGTALVAHGFGIILVPRLARLPESSPVVRIPLHGEPAPVRRILTATRLGSRDHPVVETALESITATATGLQR, via the coding sequence ATGATCGATCCCAAGCTGCGGGTCCTGCAGCTCGTGCACCACTACGGAACCGTCACCGCCGCGGCACAGGCGCTGCACTACACGCCCTCGGCGGTCTCGCACCAGTTGCGCCAGTTGTCGACCGAGCTGGGCGTGGACCTGGTGGTCCAGTCCGGCCGGGGGATCCGGCTGACCGCCGCGGCCGCGATCGTGCTGCGCCACGCCGAAGCCCTGTCCGCCCAAGCCGAGCGCGCACGCGCCGAACTCGCCGTCTCCGTGGAGGAAACCGGCGGCCTGTTCACGCTGTGCGGGTTCTCCACGGCCGCCACCTACCTGCTGCCGCCCGCGGCGGCCGCGCTGCGGGACCGCTACCCGCAGTCGGACGTGCGCGTCATCGAAGCCGAACCGTCCCGCTGCTTCGATCTGCTCCTGGCCGGCGACGCCGACCTCGCGCTGCTGATCGCCACCGCCGAAACGCCGCCCGCCTCCGACACCCGCTTCGACCGGCACCCGCTGCTGGACGACCCGCTCGACCTCGTCGTGCCCAGCGGGCACCCGTTGGACGGGGGCGGGCGGGTCACACTCGCCGACGCCGCCGACGAACCGTGGATCCTCGGGAGCCCCGGCAGCACCTACCACCACCTGGTGCGCACCGCCTGCATGTCGGCGGGCTTCACGCCCCGCATCGCCCACTACGCCGACGAGTGGGACACCGGGACCGCCCTGGTCGCCCACGGGTTCGGCATCATCCTGGTGCCCCGCCTCGCGCGGCTGCCGGAAAGCTCGCCGGTGGTGCGCATCCCCCTGCACGGCGAGCCCGCGCCCGTGCGCCGCATCCTGACCGCCACCCGCCTCGGCAGCCGCGACCACCCGGTCGTCGAAACCGCCCTGGAATCGATCACGGCGACGGCGACCGGCCTGCAGCGCTGA
- a CDS encoding ArsR/SmtB family transcription factor, translating to MLMSPEDSVAEAAVGLFGDPLRVRIVRLLATEQMCTCHLIEHTGARQTTVSHHLRLLRRAGLVETEPRGRYTYYRLRPEAIAAAADGLRDLAGQAEEARGRYRPC from the coding sequence ATGCTGATGTCACCGGAGGACTCCGTCGCCGAGGCCGCCGTGGGCCTGTTCGGAGACCCGCTGCGGGTCCGGATCGTGCGCCTGCTCGCCACGGAGCAGATGTGCACCTGCCACCTGATCGAGCACACCGGCGCCCGGCAGACGACCGTCAGCCATCATCTGCGGCTCCTGCGCCGGGCCGGTCTCGTGGAGACCGAGCCCCGCGGGCGCTACACCTACTACCGGCTGCGGCCGGAGGCGATCGCGGCGGCCGCCGACGGCCTGCGCGACCTCGCCGGCCAGGCCGAGGAGGCACGCGGGCGCTACCGGCCCTGCTGA
- a CDS encoding arsenate reductase ArsC has product MPEKPSVLFVCVHNAGRSQMAAGFLDSLAGDRVEVRSAGSEPAESINPVAVDAMAELGIDIAAERPEALTFDAVDASDVVVTMGCGDTCPVFPGKRYLDWELDDPAGRPLEQVRPVRDEIRRRIVGLLEELGVPARE; this is encoded by the coding sequence GTGCCGGAGAAACCGAGTGTGCTCTTCGTCTGCGTCCACAACGCCGGCCGCTCCCAGATGGCGGCCGGGTTCCTCGACAGCCTCGCCGGGGACCGGGTCGAGGTCCGTTCCGCCGGGTCCGAGCCCGCGGAGTCGATCAACCCGGTCGCGGTCGACGCCATGGCCGAGCTGGGTATCGACATCGCCGCCGAACGCCCCGAGGCCCTGACGTTCGACGCCGTGGACGCCAGCGACGTCGTGGTCACCATGGGGTGCGGCGACACCTGCCCGGTCTTCCCCGGCAAGCGCTACCTCGACTGGGAGCTGGACGATCCCGCCGGCCGGCCCCTGGAGCAGGTGCGGCCGGTCCGCGACGAGATCCGCCGCCGGATCGTAGGACTGCTGGAGGAGCTGGGCGTGCCCGCCCGGGAGTGA
- the arsB gene encoding ACR3 family arsenite efflux transporter — protein sequence MGAPGTDAAAPDTAGPPKLSTLDRFLPVWIGLAMTAGLLLGRWVPGLQGALDAVKAGGISVPIAIGLLVMMYPVLAKVRYDRLDSVTRDTRLLVSSLVLNWLVGPAVMFALAWIFLADLPEFRTGLIIVGLARCIAMVIIWNDLACGDREAAAVLVALNSVFQVLAFGLLGWFYLELLPGWLGLDQSGIDVSPWEIAAMVVVFLGVPLVAGYLTRIFGERAKGRAWYEDRFLPRIGPLALYGLLFTIVMLFALQGEAITSGPVDVARIAVPLLIYFVAMWGLSMLLGRAIRLSYERSTTLAFTASGNNFELAIAVAVGVFGVTSGQALAGVVGPLIEVPVLVGLVYVSLWARRFFPARSTAGA from the coding sequence ATGGGCGCACCCGGCACCGACGCCGCGGCCCCCGATACGGCCGGACCGCCGAAGCTGTCGACCCTGGACCGGTTCCTGCCGGTGTGGATCGGCCTCGCCATGACCGCCGGCCTGCTGCTGGGGCGCTGGGTCCCGGGCCTGCAAGGAGCTCTGGACGCCGTGAAGGCGGGCGGAATCTCCGTTCCGATCGCCATCGGCCTGCTGGTGATGATGTATCCGGTACTGGCCAAAGTGCGCTACGACCGGCTGGACTCCGTCACCCGCGACACGCGGCTGCTGGTCAGTTCACTGGTGCTGAACTGGCTGGTGGGGCCGGCGGTGATGTTCGCCCTGGCCTGGATCTTCCTGGCCGACCTGCCCGAGTTCCGCACGGGGCTGATCATCGTCGGCCTGGCCCGCTGCATCGCCATGGTCATCATCTGGAACGACCTCGCCTGCGGCGACCGCGAAGCCGCCGCCGTCCTGGTCGCCCTCAACTCCGTGTTCCAGGTACTGGCCTTCGGCCTGCTCGGGTGGTTCTACCTGGAACTGCTGCCGGGATGGCTGGGCCTGGACCAGAGCGGCATCGACGTCTCCCCGTGGGAGATCGCGGCGATGGTGGTGGTCTTCCTCGGCGTCCCGCTGGTCGCCGGCTACCTCACCCGCATCTTCGGCGAGCGCGCCAAGGGGCGCGCCTGGTACGAGGACCGCTTCCTGCCCCGCATCGGCCCGCTCGCCCTCTACGGCCTGCTGTTCACCATCGTCATGCTCTTCGCGCTGCAAGGCGAGGCCATCACCTCCGGACCCGTCGACGTCGCGCGCATCGCCGTGCCGCTGCTGATCTACTTCGTGGCGATGTGGGGCCTGTCCATGCTGCTGGGCCGGGCGATCCGGCTGTCCTACGAGCGTTCGACCACCCTCGCCTTCACCGCCTCCGGCAACAACTTCGAACTGGCCATCGCCGTGGCCGTCGGCGTCTTCGGCGTCACGTCCGGCCAGGCGCTGGCAGGCGTCGTCGGCCCGCTGATCGAGGTGCCCGTGCTCGTGGGCCTGGTCTACGTGTCCCTGTGGGCCCGGCGCTTCTTCCCCGCGCGCAGCACCGCCGGCGCCTGA
- a CDS encoding ArsR/SmtB family transcription factor, with amino-acid sequence MTERASAGADEVSESEPTCRGQASAELSEATHDFLKALASPPRQRIMLLFAQGAELSVGEVAERIGIGQSTASQQLALLRRGGILASRRDGKIVLYRSDRDRSLAALDELRTYLRYCC; translated from the coding sequence ATGACCGAAAGGGCGAGTGCGGGGGCTGACGAGGTCTCCGAATCCGAGCCGACATGTCGCGGGCAGGCCTCGGCAGAGCTGAGCGAGGCCACCCACGACTTCCTCAAAGCGCTGGCCAGTCCGCCCCGCCAGCGCATCATGCTGCTGTTCGCTCAGGGAGCGGAACTGTCGGTCGGGGAGGTCGCCGAACGGATCGGCATCGGGCAGTCCACCGCGTCCCAGCAACTCGCCCTGCTGCGCAGGGGCGGCATCCTCGCCTCCCGCCGCGACGGCAAGATCGTGCTCTACCGCTCCGATCGCGACCGCAGCCTGGCGGCGCTGGACGAGCTCCGGACCTACCTGCGGTATTGCTGCTGA
- a CDS encoding flavin-containing monooxygenase, with the protein MSTRDDTVIIVGGGQSGQAAARAARDADLRPLILEAGERPVGSWPGYYDSLTLFSPARHSAMPGAPFPGGPDRYPHRDEVAAYLERHAAQLDVEIRTGTRVEAVEADAPGFTVRTADGRTLNAAGLIAASGSFANPHLPALPGHEDFPGELLHVADYRSPEPYAGKRVVVVGGGNSAVQVGYELSRTASTTLATRAPIRFLHQLRNGRDLHDWLVATGFDRLPPEWLIHYVGGTLVVETGDYENALNSGRMDRREMFTAFDGDHVVWADGRREPVDAVLFATGYRPDLDYLRPLGALDGDGAPLHTGGVSATHPGLVYAGLEFQRSFSSNTLRGVHRDAEHVVAPLAAHVRKAPTAAGL; encoded by the coding sequence ATGAGTACACGCGACGACACCGTCATCATCGTCGGCGGCGGCCAGTCCGGGCAGGCCGCCGCCCGCGCTGCACGTGACGCCGACCTGCGCCCGCTCATCCTCGAAGCGGGAGAGCGCCCCGTCGGCTCCTGGCCCGGCTACTACGACAGCCTCACCCTGTTCTCCCCCGCCCGCCACAGCGCGATGCCCGGCGCTCCCTTCCCCGGCGGCCCCGACCGCTACCCGCACCGCGACGAGGTCGCCGCCTACCTGGAGCGCCACGCCGCACAGCTCGACGTGGAGATCCGCACCGGCACCAGAGTGGAAGCCGTCGAGGCCGACGCCCCCGGATTCACCGTGCGCACCGCCGACGGCCGGACCCTCAACGCAGCCGGTCTCATCGCGGCCAGCGGATCCTTCGCCAACCCCCACCTGCCCGCGCTGCCCGGGCACGAGGACTTCCCCGGCGAACTCCTGCACGTGGCCGACTACCGCAGCCCCGAGCCCTACGCCGGCAAGCGCGTCGTCGTGGTCGGCGGCGGCAACTCCGCGGTCCAAGTCGGCTACGAACTGTCCCGGACGGCGTCGACGACCCTGGCCACCCGCGCCCCCATCCGGTTCCTCCACCAGCTCCGCAACGGCCGGGACCTGCACGACTGGCTGGTGGCCACCGGCTTCGACCGCCTCCCGCCCGAGTGGCTCATCCACTACGTGGGAGGCACGCTCGTCGTGGAGACCGGCGACTACGAAAACGCCCTGAACTCCGGCCGGATGGACCGGCGGGAGATGTTCACCGCATTCGACGGCGACCACGTCGTCTGGGCCGACGGCCGGCGCGAACCCGTCGACGCCGTGCTGTTCGCCACCGGTTACCGACCCGACCTCGACTACCTGCGGCCGCTGGGCGCTCTGGACGGCGACGGCGCTCCCCTGCACACCGGCGGCGTCTCGGCCACACACCCCGGGCTGGTCTATGCGGGCCTGGAGTTCCAGCGTTCGTTCTCCTCCAACACGCTGCGCGGCGTCCACCGCGACGCCGAGCACGTCGTCGCGCCGCTGGCCGCCCACGTGCGCAAGGCCCCGACCGCAGCCGGACTCTGA
- a CDS encoding MFS transporter: MRHRTLTAPGASAAAVAPRARRALIALSITVTTSYGVLFYAFPVLAPAISADTGWPLAHLTAAFSASQVVAGLGGAVVGRWLERSGPRVVMTCAAVVAVPAIAGIAWAPELWAFFAAWLVAGVAMAGLFYPPAFAALTRWYGPRRTRALTVLTLAAGSASTIFAPLAAAVEQALGWRGAYLALAALLGVLVIPLHALVLTPPWHRTTGTDRPSSGSNTVGPVIASPAFLALTAALTLGAFGVYAVVVNLVPLLDTRGWDATTAAWALGIGGIGQVLGRLVYAPLERRAGPQTRSVLVLTACAATTALLAAVGAPVALVMVIALLAGMARGIFTLLQATAVSDRWGIERYATLNGVLHTPLMLAVALAPWAGSAMAGPLGGYPALFAVLAVVGAIAAVTVAFTRPERAA, translated from the coding sequence GTGAGGCACAGGACCCTGACCGCGCCCGGCGCGTCCGCGGCGGCCGTCGCGCCGCGGGCGCGCCGGGCGCTTATTGCGCTGTCCATCACCGTCACTACGAGTTACGGAGTGCTGTTCTACGCGTTTCCGGTGTTGGCGCCGGCGATCAGCGCGGACACCGGCTGGCCGCTCGCGCATCTGACGGCCGCGTTCTCGGCTTCCCAGGTCGTCGCGGGGCTGGGCGGTGCGGTCGTGGGCCGGTGGCTGGAGCGTTCCGGTCCGCGGGTGGTCATGACCTGCGCGGCCGTCGTCGCCGTGCCCGCGATCGCGGGTATCGCGTGGGCGCCGGAACTGTGGGCCTTCTTCGCCGCATGGCTGGTGGCGGGGGTCGCGATGGCGGGGCTGTTCTATCCCCCGGCGTTCGCCGCTCTCACCCGCTGGTACGGGCCCAGGCGCACCAGGGCACTGACCGTGCTGACGCTGGCGGCCGGATCGGCGAGCACGATTTTCGCCCCGCTGGCCGCAGCCGTGGAGCAGGCTCTGGGGTGGCGCGGAGCGTACCTGGCGCTGGCGGCTCTGCTCGGTGTCCTGGTGATTCCGCTGCACGCCCTCGTCCTGACGCCGCCGTGGCACCGCACCACCGGTACCGACCGCCCGAGTTCCGGTTCGAACACGGTCGGTCCGGTGATCGCCAGCCCTGCGTTCCTCGCGCTGACCGCCGCACTGACACTGGGGGCGTTCGGCGTGTATGCGGTCGTGGTCAACCTCGTCCCTCTCTTGGACACCCGCGGTTGGGACGCCACCACCGCCGCGTGGGCGTTGGGGATCGGCGGGATCGGCCAGGTGCTGGGCCGGCTGGTCTACGCTCCGCTGGAGCGCCGAGCCGGGCCGCAGACCCGGTCGGTGCTCGTGCTCACGGCCTGCGCTGCGACGACTGCGCTGCTCGCCGCAGTGGGCGCTCCGGTGGCGCTGGTCATGGTGATCGCGCTGCTGGCCGGGATGGCGCGCGGCATCTTCACGCTGCTGCAGGCCACGGCCGTCAGCGACCGGTGGGGCATCGAGCGCTACGCCACGCTGAACGGCGTCCTGCACACCCCGCTCATGCTGGCGGTGGCCCTGGCTCCATGGGCCGGTTCGGCGATGGCCGGCCCCCTCGGCGGCTACCCCGCCTTGTTCGCAGTACTGGCCGTCGTCGGCGCGATCGCCGCGGTTACGGTCGCGTTCACCCGGCCGGAGCGGGCCGCGTAG